A genome region from Chryseobacterium sp. G0186 includes the following:
- the lpxA gene encoding acyl-ACP--UDP-N-acetylglucosamine O-acyltransferase, with protein sequence MIHQLAAVDKRAKISKNVIVEPFTTIAGDVEIGEGTWIGPNVTIMDGARIGKNCRIFPGTVISAIPQDLKFDGEDTQVIIGDDTTIRECVTVNRGTKALGHTKIGANCLIMATSHIAHDCVIGDHVIIVNGCGIAGHVEIGDYTVMGGLSAVHQFGKIGKHVMISGGTLVRKDIPPYVKVAREPMSYAGINSVGLRRRGFTNEKIFEIQKIYRTIFQMKMNVSQAMAHIEKEMLPTAERDEILQFIQNSPRGIVKGYGTSKESN encoded by the coding sequence ATGATTCATCAATTAGCAGCCGTAGATAAACGTGCAAAAATCAGCAAAAATGTAATTGTAGAACCTTTTACTACAATTGCAGGGGATGTAGAAATTGGAGAAGGAACATGGATCGGTCCAAATGTTACCATCATGGATGGAGCAAGAATAGGAAAAAACTGTAGGATTTTCCCCGGGACTGTAATCTCTGCAATTCCTCAGGATCTGAAATTTGATGGTGAAGATACTCAGGTAATTATCGGTGATGATACAACAATCAGAGAATGTGTTACCGTAAACAGAGGAACAAAAGCCTTAGGACATACCAAAATAGGAGCTAACTGTCTTATTATGGCCACTTCACATATTGCACATGACTGCGTAATTGGAGATCACGTTATCATTGTAAATGGTTGTGGTATTGCAGGACATGTTGAGATTGGAGATTACACTGTAATGGGAGGTTTATCGGCTGTTCACCAATTTGGTAAAATCGGGAAACATGTAATGATTTCCGGAGGTACTCTGGTAAGAAAGGATATTCCACCTTACGTAAAAGTAGCGAGAGAGCCAATGTCTTATGCAGGAATCAATTCTGTTGGTTTAAGAAGAAGAGGATTTACCAATGAGAAGATTTTCGAAATTCAAAAAATCTACAGAACAATTTTCCAGATGAAAATGAACGTTTCTCAGGCAATGGCACACATCGAAAAAGAAATGCTACCTACTGCTGAAAGAGATGAGATTCTGCAGTTTATCCAAAACTCACCAAGAGGTATTGTGAAAGGATACGGTACCAGCAAAGAAAGCAACTAA
- a CDS encoding bifunctional UDP-3-O-[3-hydroxymyristoyl] N-acetylglucosamine deacetylase/3-hydroxyacyl-ACP dehydratase has translation MSDMQKTLQEEVTLSGIGLHTGKEVKLTIKPAKENTGFVFVRTDLEGHPQVEADVNYVVATERGTTLEKLGVKITTCEHLLAALVGCDIDNAVMEMDASEPPILDGSSKYFVEAIESVGVVDQNVAREYLVVKEVLTYSDPATGSEITIIPSDTYEVTTMVDFGTKVLGTQNATLKNISEFKDEISSARTFSFLHELEMLLDHGLIKGGDISNAIVYVDKDLTPETTEKLKKAFGKDNVSIRPNGILDNLNLNYPNEAARHKLLDVIGDLALAGVKIKGKVIANKPGHFVNTQFAKKLNRQWKLQKKKNVPDFDLTKEPVFDINGIMKLMPHRPPFLLIDKVLELSDSHVVGLKNVTMNEPFFVGHFPKEPVMPGVLQVEALAQTGGILVLASVPDPENYSTYFIKIDKVKFKRKVIPGDTLIFKIELIEPIRRGIVHMQGYGYVGDTVAVEAELMAQVAKNKVD, from the coding sequence ATGAGTGATATGCAAAAAACGCTTCAGGAAGAGGTAACTCTTTCTGGAATAGGCCTTCATACTGGTAAAGAAGTAAAACTTACCATCAAACCCGCAAAGGAAAATACGGGATTTGTATTTGTAAGAACCGATTTAGAGGGACATCCTCAGGTTGAAGCTGATGTTAATTATGTAGTAGCAACAGAAAGAGGTACAACATTAGAAAAGCTAGGCGTAAAAATTACTACCTGTGAGCACCTTTTGGCTGCTTTAGTGGGTTGTGACATAGACAACGCAGTGATGGAGATGGATGCTTCCGAGCCGCCTATTTTAGATGGATCTTCAAAATATTTTGTAGAAGCCATTGAAAGTGTAGGAGTAGTGGATCAAAATGTAGCCAGAGAATATCTGGTTGTTAAGGAAGTTCTTACTTACAGTGATCCGGCTACAGGTTCAGAGATCACAATCATCCCTTCTGATACATACGAAGTAACAACAATGGTAGATTTTGGTACTAAAGTTTTAGGGACTCAAAATGCTACTCTTAAAAATATTTCCGAATTTAAAGACGAAATCTCTTCAGCAAGAACATTCAGCTTTTTGCATGAATTAGAAATGCTTTTAGATCACGGATTGATCAAAGGAGGTGATATCTCCAATGCGATCGTTTATGTAGATAAGGATTTAACTCCGGAAACTACAGAAAAACTAAAAAAAGCCTTTGGTAAGGACAATGTGTCCATAAGACCAAACGGTATTCTTGATAATCTTAACCTAAACTATCCTAACGAAGCTGCAAGACACAAATTACTGGATGTAATCGGTGATTTAGCTTTGGCAGGAGTGAAAATTAAAGGTAAAGTTATTGCCAACAAACCAGGACATTTCGTAAACACTCAGTTCGCGAAAAAACTAAATCGTCAGTGGAAATTGCAGAAAAAGAAAAACGTTCCGGATTTTGATCTAACAAAAGAACCGGTATTCGACATCAACGGAATCATGAAGCTTATGCCTCACAGACCTCCGTTCCTACTAATTGATAAAGTTCTTGAACTTTCAGACTCTCATGTAGTAGGATTAAAAAATGTAACGATGAATGAACCTTTCTTCGTTGGTCATTTCCCTAAGGAACCCGTAATGCCTGGAGTACTTCAAGTAGAAGCATTGGCTCAAACAGGAGGTATTCTTGTATTGGCAAGCGTTCCAGATCCTGAAAACTATTCTACCTATTTTATCAAGATTGATAAAGTAAAATTCAAAAGAAAAGTAATTCCTGGAGATACACTTATATTCAAAATTGAATTGATAGAGCCTATCAGAAGAGGTATCGTTCACATGCAGGGGTACGGATATGTAGGAGACACAGTGGCAGTAGAAGCAGAGCTTATGGCTCAAGTTGCAAAAAATAAAGTTGATTAA